A portion of the uncultured Draconibacterium sp. genome contains these proteins:
- a CDS encoding family 78 glycoside hydrolase catalytic domain: MEKNNIQNRRTKPGISLIAFISLFMIVLSAHSTTSIKKLRVESLNRPLAIEDANPFFSWQMESDVTGQKQLAYQIRVIKEKDGNLVWDSKKTASGLSNNISYEGKALEPEAAYTWKLTVWDADGEVYNEESRFETGLMNPELSAWNGAQFIGTNSLTLDAASAVLFEINTDFQITKGNAVSLILGANDFRFNDSFQNIENVAGENYVRVELDVAGVGTETGAVLNIYRVGYGKDDSPIKPYKVISTALFPETNINEIITSENRNNKHNISISVDASNISIKIDGKVIQTEAPLKDTNQNQFRRRTPSITITNYGSGGNSNSFPNLNSIGFACNPGDEVVFTNYKILNTGQSNPKNNVVFGPKTGATYNIFKSLPGITVEDNSIRVRNSLPKTTIAYADPSFGSLSMLRTNFSTQAGKSVSKARLYVTSMGSNEVYINGKRVGEDWFGPGASQFRETLGYYAYDVTKMVQSGKNTMGAILIPGWYTGYMTFTPGNFNFFGDTEALLAKLVIIYNDGTNETVVTNPGSWKLFKNGPIEYGSFFNGERYNALKESNISVGNDVNGWTTVSFDDSDWTKAEIVQPREWIDFDIVARYDLPVRVVEELEATEVMKTHSKDSHTYTYNMGVNMVGVPSITIPEGWLNKGDVVILRYGEQVYPGFPGDKKEYIDLYGNEGKEVAGRILTETYRAAFATDFYTAKDNKEVVIHPRSTFRGYQYIQITIPGHEGPLPLSNIKGIVLSSDKLPTGTYKAETTDGKTGELANQLFKNIQRSQLGNFFTLPTDCPQRNERMGWTGDAQAYTRTGIYNSDTRNFYRQWMVALRDDQGVGSDTEAPGGIGSTVPTYNTSDATNFSDGTTWAAAVCMVPWQLYIQYGDKKVVEENMETMMLWLNGMDFYDFSEEYPHLSSKTSGLSDWLAMDGHTPAQLVNNAIYIYMMEVTAIMADAIGREDYAALLRDRHKKAKAEWNEVFIEPVSGRTRNMEGQIVHSQTSYATPLSFNTFSDENIEKAQKYLAELSANPSLSNTNPDGSRVEYPENSGRGGFGGSTAKTEDFLPFTITTGFSGTPNILPALSRAGNVTDVYKMFSSTDYTSWLYPVTMGATSIWERWNGYEAAFQENNQNSMNSFNHFALGAVGQWMYEFQLGITTDHATGEAGYKHFVLQPQVGGNFTSLSGSYDSNYGSISSSWEADGKGNLTLFTAVVPANTTATLYLPVSDYMKNLKSVDTITFTGISKRNGITVAQYELISGKFEFTVADNVITIKTL, encoded by the coding sequence ATGGAAAAAAATAATATTCAAAATCGGAGAACAAAACCGGGTATTTCTCTCATTGCTTTCATCTCTCTTTTCATGATTGTTTTGAGTGCACATTCTACAACTTCTATTAAAAAACTTAGAGTAGAATCATTGAATCGTCCATTGGCAATTGAAGATGCCAATCCATTTTTTAGTTGGCAAATGGAATCGGATGTTACTGGACAAAAGCAACTTGCTTACCAGATTCGGGTTATTAAAGAAAAAGATGGCAATCTTGTTTGGGACAGCAAAAAAACGGCCAGTGGATTATCAAATAATATTAGTTACGAGGGCAAAGCACTTGAACCCGAAGCTGCGTATACCTGGAAACTTACCGTTTGGGATGCTGACGGTGAAGTATATAATGAAGAATCGCGTTTTGAAACCGGTTTAATGAATCCTGAACTTTCTGCCTGGAACGGAGCACAATTTATTGGCACTAACTCATTGACTTTGGATGCAGCATCTGCTGTTTTATTTGAGATTAATACCGATTTTCAAATAACAAAAGGAAATGCTGTTTCTCTGATTTTAGGTGCAAATGATTTTCGTTTTAACGATAGTTTTCAAAATATTGAAAATGTTGCTGGCGAAAATTATGTAAGGGTAGAATTGGATGTTGCAGGAGTTGGAACCGAAACAGGAGCCGTATTAAACATTTACCGGGTTGGTTATGGGAAAGATGATTCACCGATAAAACCTTATAAAGTCATTTCTACGGCTTTGTTCCCGGAAACAAATATCAATGAGATTATAACCAGTGAGAACAGAAATAATAAACACAACATAAGCATTTCGGTTGATGCAAGTAATATCTCAATAAAAATTGACGGTAAAGTAATTCAAACAGAAGCGCCTCTGAAAGATACGAATCAAAATCAATTTAGAAGAAGAACGCCTTCAATAACAATCACAAATTATGGTTCAGGTGGCAACAGCAATTCTTTTCCTAATTTAAATTCAATAGGTTTTGCCTGTAACCCTGGAGATGAAGTCGTGTTCACCAACTACAAAATATTAAATACAGGGCAAAGCAATCCCAAAAACAATGTCGTATTTGGTCCAAAAACCGGAGCTACATACAACATTTTCAAATCTCTCCCGGGAATTACAGTTGAAGATAATTCAATCAGAGTCAGAAATTCATTGCCGAAAACAACAATTGCCTACGCCGATCCCAGTTTTGGTTCATTATCCATGCTTCGGACCAATTTTTCAACTCAAGCCGGGAAATCTGTTTCAAAAGCAAGACTATATGTTACTTCAATGGGATCCAACGAAGTTTATATTAATGGGAAAAGGGTTGGAGAAGACTGGTTCGGTCCGGGTGCCAGTCAGTTTCGCGAGACGCTGGGTTATTACGCCTACGATGTAACAAAAATGGTACAAAGTGGAAAAAACACCATGGGGGCAATTCTCATTCCCGGCTGGTACACTGGTTATATGACTTTCACTCCCGGCAACTTTAATTTTTTTGGTGATACCGAAGCGCTTCTGGCGAAATTGGTAATTATTTATAATGATGGTACAAATGAAACCGTGGTTACAAATCCAGGCTCGTGGAAATTATTCAAAAATGGCCCTATTGAATACGGAAGTTTTTTTAATGGCGAACGCTACAATGCTTTAAAGGAATCAAATATTTCAGTTGGAAACGATGTAAATGGTTGGACAACTGTTTCTTTCGACGATAGCGACTGGACAAAAGCTGAAATTGTTCAACCCAGGGAATGGATTGATTTTGACATTGTTGCCCGCTACGATTTGCCGGTAAGAGTTGTAGAAGAACTTGAGGCAACTGAAGTGATGAAAACCCATAGCAAAGACAGTCATACTTATACGTATAACATGGGTGTGAATATGGTTGGAGTTCCTTCAATTACCATTCCTGAAGGATGGCTAAATAAAGGAGATGTTGTAATTCTTCGTTACGGAGAGCAGGTTTATCCCGGTTTTCCAGGCGATAAAAAAGAATATATTGATTTATATGGAAATGAAGGAAAAGAGGTTGCAGGCCGGATTTTAACAGAAACTTACAGAGCGGCTTTTGCCACCGACTTTTATACAGCCAAAGACAATAAAGAGGTGGTTATTCATCCCCGTTCAACTTTCCGGGGTTACCAATATATTCAAATAACAATTCCAGGACATGAAGGGCCATTGCCATTGTCGAATATTAAAGGAATTGTTTTGTCATCCGACAAATTACCGACCGGAACCTATAAAGCTGAAACTACTGATGGAAAAACCGGAGAACTGGCGAACCAGCTTTTCAAAAATATTCAGAGAAGTCAGTTGGGGAACTTTTTTACTTTACCAACCGATTGCCCGCAACGTAACGAACGCATGGGCTGGACCGGTGATGCACAGGCATACACCAGAACCGGTATTTATAATTCAGACACCCGCAATTTTTATCGTCAGTGGATGGTTGCATTACGTGACGACCAGGGGGTGGGAAGCGATACCGAAGCTCCAGGAGGAATTGGAAGCACGGTTCCTACTTACAACACGTCCGATGCAACTAATTTTTCCGATGGAACTACCTGGGCTGCCGCAGTTTGTATGGTTCCATGGCAATTGTACATTCAATACGGAGATAAAAAAGTAGTTGAAGAAAATATGGAAACAATGATGCTTTGGCTGAATGGAATGGATTTCTATGATTTTAGCGAAGAATATCCGCATCTTTCTTCCAAAACTTCCGGACTATCAGATTGGTTGGCAATGGACGGCCATACTCCTGCGCAACTGGTCAACAATGCCATTTATATTTATATGATGGAAGTAACTGCAATTATGGCTGATGCGATTGGCAGAGAAGATTATGCAGCATTGCTTCGCGACCGACATAAAAAAGCAAAAGCAGAATGGAACGAAGTTTTTATAGAACCGGTTTCAGGAAGAACGCGTAACATGGAAGGTCAGATTGTACACTCGCAAACCTCGTATGCCACTCCTCTTAGCTTCAATACTTTTAGCGATGAGAATATTGAAAAAGCACAAAAATATCTTGCTGAACTTTCAGCCAATCCTTCATTAAGTAATACAAATCCTGATGGTTCACGTGTTGAATATCCTGAAAATTCCGGAAGAGGTGGTTTTGGCGGAAGTACAGCCAAAACAGAAGATTTCCTTCCGTTCACGATAACAACCGGATTCTCAGGAACTCCAAACATTTTGCCTGCTCTCAGCAGGGCTGGCAACGTTACTGACGTTTACAAAATGTTTAGTTCTACCGATTATACTTCCTGGTTATATCCGGTTACCATGGGAGCAACCTCAATATGGGAGCGCTGGAATGGATACGAGGCCGCATTCCAGGAAAACAATCAAAACAGCATGAACTCCTTCAATCATTTTGCTTTAGGGGCGGTCGGACAATGGATGTATGAGTTTCAATTGGGTATTACAACCGATCACGCTACCGGTGAAGCTGGATATAAACACTTTGTTTTACAGCCTCAAGTGGGCGGAAATTTCACATCATTATCAGGAAGTTATGATTCAAATTATGGTTCTATTTCAAGCAGTTGGGAAGCCGATGGAAAAGGAAACCTGACATTGTTCACCGCAGTTGTACCGGCAAATACAACAGCCACTCTTTATCTTCCCGTAAGTGATTATATGAAAAACCTTAAATCAGTTGATACCATAACATTTACAGGAATCTCAAAACGAAACGGAATTACAGTGGCTCAGTATGAATTGATCTCTGGCAAGTTTGAATTTACGGTTGCTGATAATGTCATAACAATTAAAACGCTTTAA
- a CDS encoding RagB/SusD family nutrient uptake outer membrane protein, which yields MCTPSPDLPPPPPPPPPPPPPPPPPPPPPPPPPPPPPPPPPSPPPPPPPPPPPPPPPPPPPPTPPPPPPPPPPPPPPPPPPPPPPPPHPPPPTPPPPPPPPPPPPPPPPPPPPPTPPPPPPPPPPPPPPPPSPPHPPPPPPPPPPPPPPPPPPPTPPPPPPPPPPPPPPPPPPTHLIAAYEEGDLRKDATIDYAPDLYGTVFPFCRKYLHPHQYLNNTDDNWPVYRYAEVLLFLAEAINEQGKPVNEALAYINSPVGNSSVSIRERAGLEPIVAGSQDVLREAIAKERRVELAFEAKRWLDLARTGKAVEVMSAYGARVKADPAAYYFPTGYNPPVSAFSQIDLLWPLPAAEAMYSPYF from the coding sequence ATGTGTACTCCTTCTCCTGACCTCCCCCCCCCCCCCCCCCCCCCCCCCCCCCCCCCCCCCCCCCCCCCCCCCCCCCCCCCCCCCCCCCCCCCCCCCCCCCCCCCCCCCCCCCCCCCCCCCCCCTCCCCCCCACCCCCCCCCCCCCCCCCCCCCCCCCCCCCCCCCCCACCCCCCCCCCCCCCCCCCACCCCCCCCCCCCCCCCCCCCCCCCCCCCACCCCCCCCCCCCCCCCCCCCCCCCCCCCCCCCCCCCCCCCCCCCCCACCCCCCCCCCCCCACCCCCCCCCCCCCCCCCCCCCCCCCCCCCCCCCCCCCCCCCCCCCCCCCCCCCCCCCCCCCCCCCACCCCCCCCCCCCCCCCCCCCCCCCCCCCCCCCCCCCCCCCCCCCCCCCCCTCCCCCCCCCACCCCCCCCCCCCCCCCCCCCCCCCCCCCCCCCCCCCCCCCCCCCCCCCACCCCCCCCCACCCCCCCCCCCCCCCCCCCCCCCCCCCCCCCCCCCCCCCCCCCCCCCCCCCCCCCCACCCACCTTATTGCTGCTTACGAAGAAGGCGACCTCCGAAAAGATGCTACTATCGACTATGCACCAGACTTATACGGAACTGTATTTCCTTTCTGTAGAAAATATCTGCACCCACATCAGTACCTAAACAATACCGACGACAACTGGCCGGTGTACAGATACGCAGAAGTTTTATTGTTCTTAGCTGAAGCTATTAACGAGCAGGGAAAGCCGGTAAATGAAGCATTAGCGTATATCAACAGCCCGGTTGGAAACAGTTCGGTTAGTATTCGCGAAAGGGCCGGTTTGGAGCCTATTGTTGCCGGTTCTCAGGATGTGTTAAGAGAGGCAATTGCTAAGGAGCGTAGAGTTGAGTTGGCTTTCGAAGCAAAACGTTGGCTCGATTTGGCAAGAACAGGTAAAGCTGTTGAAGTAATGTCAGCTTATGGCGCAAGAGTGAAAGCTGATCCTGCTGCTTATTATTTCCCAACCGGGTATAATCCTCCTGTATCTGCATTCAGCCAGATTGACTTGTTATGGCCATTGCCTGCCGCTGAAGCAATGTATAGCCCTTATTTTTAA
- a CDS encoding glycosyl hydrolase, which produces MNCKKINPSKRITGVQILSQKILVLIFLISFVPLLVVAQAQKISFTEGFKNPEAKYRPHMRMWIPQAAIDENTLRSQINDLADAGVGDIELVAFDIERRRFGASEEPAEPAISTEVYGWGTPNWTNTMQILLDQAGKRGIKATFTVGPAWPVASPLLKKSSPGVEVQLSCTKHDVTESSYNGEVIGNINRDGVPSQLMAVVAGKRTSNDIESEVDINSLIDLTKNVVNHGQSNTINWEAPDESGQWSLYFYWSEPVGEIKSDCFVVDHFSMEGTQAVLAYYKSVFEIFEKMNLLQYLSGLFGDSLEYRAQVDWTPELLAIFKKLKGYDLTPYLPAINNGIKTEGGAYGGIFGGGFGKESFGGLGEKILNDYYDVLTYLFNENHLKPIQAFLENYGQNLRYQTAYGKHMEQASTSMNVGIPEGEMMMIRNTFDNIRAQSGAVHMTNKIEYNAELQAEGNKNHAQSWENLLFFVQRTYSAGVNNTTLHGYNYNGVFNGQGNENGHLPNLAWPGWEGFGRDGYSNSWGAEPLWRHARIYLDFMARNSFILKQGKAKIDLAVFRESFWDNASFTVKDGDAWYKDGGLLQDMGYSYDFIGLPNLKLPNASVVNGRLDNDGPAYKALILDQSLNTSNDPVLAEDKSIGIEAAQKILELAKAGWPVVYIGETPQNATFLNPVNEAESTQKLQALVNELKSLKNVKNAKTFNDVPVALASLGINPDAQYSLKSNQSKLINIHRAAEGVDYYYVYNRGFNSNSGPAYDWNYDGVQEQIIPDVSTEITFNSTGTPYLLNTWTGEITPIACYEQTQNSTLIPIRLKGNESTIIAFDKTNVLGTPVLTQKHIIFSGDTQSCFDKSGKLAIKASSNGQHFIKLSDGLLKSITVEELPAPINLTSWNLSVEDWGPGTNPTSTAKTTINVQLDYLKHWGAIEELKNSSGIGTYSTTFEMGKAWDEGIGAYLDLGIVNYAYKLKINGSAIKVSQINTKVDIGSFLKSGKNTIEVEVSTTLNNRLKKLYDVTRRTDDFYGLIGSGSNSAIDGSGGSVKVIPYSIMVID; this is translated from the coding sequence ATGAATTGCAAGAAAATAAATCCTTCGAAAAGGATAACCGGTGTACAGATTCTATCGCAAAAAATTTTAGTTTTAATCTTTCTAATCAGTTTTGTACCCTTATTAGTTGTAGCTCAGGCTCAAAAAATAAGTTTTACTGAAGGATTCAAAAATCCGGAAGCAAAATACCGTCCACACATGCGGATGTGGATTCCACAGGCCGCCATCGATGAAAATACCCTAAGATCGCAAATCAACGACCTTGCCGATGCCGGAGTTGGAGATATTGAACTGGTGGCATTCGATATTGAACGCCGGAGATTTGGTGCATCTGAAGAACCAGCAGAGCCAGCCATCAGCACTGAAGTTTATGGATGGGGAACTCCCAACTGGACCAATACCATGCAGATTTTATTGGATCAGGCTGGAAAACGTGGAATTAAAGCAACCTTTACCGTAGGACCTGCCTGGCCGGTGGCTTCTCCTCTTTTAAAAAAATCATCACCGGGTGTCGAAGTTCAACTGTCTTGTACAAAGCATGATGTTACTGAAAGTTCATATAATGGAGAAGTAATCGGCAATATAAACCGAGATGGTGTTCCTTCGCAGTTAATGGCAGTTGTGGCAGGTAAAAGAACTTCAAATGATATCGAATCAGAAGTAGATATAAATTCGTTAATTGATTTAACAAAGAATGTTGTAAATCATGGTCAATCAAATACCATCAATTGGGAAGCACCAGATGAAAGTGGCCAGTGGTCGTTATATTTCTATTGGAGCGAGCCGGTTGGAGAAATAAAAAGCGATTGTTTTGTTGTCGACCATTTTAGTATGGAAGGGACACAGGCGGTTCTCGCTTATTATAAATCTGTTTTCGAGATTTTCGAAAAAATGAATTTGCTGCAATACCTGAGCGGACTTTTTGGTGATTCGCTGGAATACCGGGCCCAGGTTGACTGGACGCCTGAGTTACTTGCTATTTTCAAAAAATTAAAAGGATATGATTTAACTCCTTATTTGCCCGCCATTAATAACGGAATTAAAACAGAGGGAGGTGCTTATGGTGGAATATTTGGTGGTGGATTTGGAAAAGAATCGTTTGGCGGATTGGGCGAAAAAATTTTAAATGACTATTACGATGTACTTACTTATCTTTTTAATGAAAATCATTTAAAGCCAATTCAAGCATTTTTAGAAAATTATGGTCAGAATCTGCGATACCAGACTGCTTACGGGAAACATATGGAACAAGCCAGTACATCAATGAATGTTGGTATTCCGGAGGGTGAAATGATGATGATCAGGAATACTTTCGACAATATTCGTGCACAGTCTGGTGCAGTACATATGACAAATAAAATAGAATACAATGCGGAATTACAGGCAGAAGGAAATAAAAATCATGCACAGAGTTGGGAAAATTTATTGTTTTTTGTTCAGCGCACATATTCCGCAGGAGTTAATAATACCACACTTCATGGCTATAATTATAATGGAGTTTTTAATGGTCAGGGAAACGAAAACGGTCATTTGCCTAATTTAGCCTGGCCGGGCTGGGAAGGATTTGGGAGAGATGGCTATTCAAATAGTTGGGGGGCAGAACCATTGTGGCGACATGCAAGAATTTATCTTGATTTTATGGCTCGAAACTCCTTTATATTAAAACAAGGAAAGGCCAAAATTGATTTGGCAGTATTTCGTGAATCGTTTTGGGATAATGCTTCTTTTACCGTTAAAGATGGCGATGCGTGGTACAAAGATGGTGGTTTGTTGCAGGATATGGGATATTCCTACGATTTTATTGGATTACCAAATTTGAAACTACCTAATGCCTCAGTAGTAAACGGAAGACTAGACAATGATGGGCCGGCATATAAAGCATTAATATTAGACCAGTCGCTGAATACTTCAAATGATCCTGTTTTGGCAGAAGATAAATCGATTGGAATTGAAGCTGCTCAAAAAATTCTTGAGCTTGCCAAGGCCGGATGGCCCGTGGTTTACATTGGAGAAACTCCTCAAAATGCTACTTTTTTAAATCCGGTTAATGAGGCTGAATCGACACAAAAATTACAGGCTCTAGTGAATGAATTGAAATCCCTGAAGAATGTAAAAAATGCAAAAACATTCAACGATGTACCAGTAGCATTGGCTTCACTGGGTATAAATCCCGATGCTCAGTATTCACTAAAATCAAACCAGTCAAAATTAATAAACATACATCGTGCAGCAGAAGGCGTGGATTATTACTATGTGTACAACCGGGGATTTAACAGTAACAGTGGGCCGGCGTATGATTGGAATTACGATGGGGTTCAGGAACAAATCATCCCTGATGTTTCAACAGAAATCACCTTTAACTCAACCGGCACTCCGTATTTGTTGAATACCTGGACCGGCGAAATTACACCAATTGCCTGCTACGAACAAACTCAGAATTCAACCCTTATTCCAATTCGTTTGAAAGGCAACGAATCAACAATAATTGCTTTTGATAAAACCAATGTATTGGGTACTCCAGTTTTGACACAAAAACATATTATTTTTTCAGGAGATACACAAAGTTGTTTCGATAAGTCGGGCAAACTTGCAATAAAAGCTAGCAGCAACGGTCAGCATTTTATCAAACTGAGTGATGGTTTATTAAAATCGATTACAGTTGAAGAACTTCCGGCTCCAATAAATTTGACCAGTTGGAACTTAAGTGTCGAAGACTGGGGGCCAGGAACAAATCCAACCAGTACTGCAAAAACCACTATTAATGTACAGCTTGATTATCTCAAACACTGGGGTGCCATTGAGGAATTAAAAAATAGTTCCGGAATTGGAACCTATTCAACAACTTTTGAGATGGGAAAGGCCTGGGATGAAGGAATTGGTGCATACCTCGACCTCGGAATTGTAAACTACGCCTATAAACTTAAAATTAATGGTTCAGCTATAAAAGTGAGCCAGATAAACACAAAAGTTGACATTGGCTCTTTTTTAAAATCTGGTAAAAACACCATTGAAGTTGAAGTGTCGACAACACTAAACAACCGCTTGAAAAAACTATACGATGTAACCCGAAGAACAGATGATTTTTACGGATTAATTGGTTCCGGAAGTAACAGTGCAATTGATGGCTCGGGTGGTAGTGTTAAAGTGATACCGTATTCAATAATGGTTATAGACTAA